The proteins below come from a single Vanessa cardui chromosome 7, ilVanCard2.1, whole genome shotgun sequence genomic window:
- the LOC124531070 gene encoding nucleolar complex protein 2 homolog — MKNKKMNKPSSENESDSEEELSPETHKKSLEKLKKIDPDFYNFLEENDENLLNFEDDSADDASDKDEDDKTHIPGPITGDSDESDFEDEGAKPVQGRVTLKMVAQWQAELQGDGKIKLKSLTTIIKVFNAAMLRATSDDGTTEGEFKVEGSSVFNAVIQMCVLYLPAAIKKYLGMEQSGKDPQKCKHFIKIKGPLVAYLKDLLKLLGGITSDNILTVLLKHLHQMSVYVACFNSISKQALKKLIILWSNSEETVRVLAFLCILRITRNQQAALLNLVLKAMYLTYVKNCKFVSPSTWPGINFMRRSLVEMFTLDLNVAYHHVFLYIRQLAIHLRNAIVVQKIENRQAVYNWQFVNSLHLWADLISATSNKPQLQPLLYPLVMVITHTIKLVPTHQYYPLRFHCVEILINLSKESDTFIPVLPFLVEVLTTYDFNKKHKKVSMKPLDFSCVLRLAKSQLAENGFKDSVIDRVYGLLLEYMANQSYSIAFPDLSLLAIIQIKQFLKTCSVSNYTKRLRQLLEKIEENSKFIEKERAKVSFALNDEKMVAAWEARIKTKGTPLLTFFESWNKVNKIQKRKKITKNDEIAGELPMIKRPKIMETEDKVPKPENKGPLVLFPSDSEGEEDNFKLGEEEEEVEKPKKVKTKKKANKKKENKKETKAEINVPDKGDVVQDFSVRDW; from the exons atgaagaaTAAGAAAATGAACAAACCGTCGTCTGAGAACGAATCAG ATTCTGAGGAAGAACTTTCACCGGAGACCCATAAAAAATCACTAgagaaactaaaaaaaatcgatcCAGACTTTTATAATTTCCTGGAAGAAAACGATGAGAATTTATTAAACTTTGAAGACGACTCCGCCGACGATGCTTCAGATAAAGATGAAGACGACAAAACGCACATTCCTGGGCCAATTACCGGCGACAGTGATGAGAGTGATTTCGAA GATGAAGGTGCTAAACCTGTGCAAGGGAGAGTTACCCTTAAAATGGTTGCACAATGGCAAGCAGAGTTGCAAGGCGATggtaaaataaagttaaaatcatTGACGACAATCATCAAAGTTTTTAATGCAGCCATGTTGAGAGCTACCAGTGATGATGGAACTACAGAGGGAGAGTTTAAAGTTGAAG GTTCTTCCGTCTTCAATGCAGTTATACAAATGTGTGTTTTATATCTCCCTGCTgccataaaaaagtatttggGCATGGAGCAATCTGGCAAAGATCCAcagaaatgtaaacattttattaagataaaggGACCCCTGGTGGCCTATCTTAAAGACTTGCTGAAACTTCTTGGTGGGATAACATCTGACAATATATTAACAGTGCTTCTCAAACATTTACATCAAATGTCAGTTTACGTTGCTTGCTTCAATAGTATATCCAAACAGGCActgaaaaagttaataatattgtgGAGTAATAGTGAGGAGACAGTTAGAGTTCTGGCATTTTTGTGCATATTGAGAATAACAAGGAACCAGCAAGCAGCATTGTTGAACTTGGTTTTGAAAGCTATGTATTTGACATATGTTAAGAACTGCAAGTTTGTCAGCCCCTCCACATGGCCAGGAATTAATTTCATGAGGCGATCCCTGGTTGAAATGTTTACACTGGACTTGAATGTTGCCTATCACCAtgtctttttatatataagacagCTGGCTATACATTTACGAAATGCAATTGTAGTGCAGAAGATTGAAAACAGGCAAGCAGTGTATAATTGGCAATTTGTGAATTCATTACATCTATGGGCAGATTTAATATCAGCTACATCAAATAAACCTCAGCTGCAACCACTGTTATATCCACTGGTTATGGTTATAACACATACAATCAAATTGGTGCCGACTCACCAATACTATCCATTAAGATTCCACTGTGTAGAGATACTTATAAATCTGTCAAAGGAATCTGATACTTTTATACCTGTACTGCCATTCCTTGTTGag gtttTAACCACATATGATTTTAACAAGAAACATAAGAAGGTGTCCATGAAGCCATTAGATTTTTCATGTGTGTTAAGATTGGCTAAATCTCAGTTAGCGGAAAATGGTTTTAAGGACTCTGTAATAGATAGAGTTTACGGTCTTTTATTAGAGTATATGGCTAATCAGTCATACTCTATTGCCTTTCCTGATTTGTCATTACTGGCTATAATACAG ATAAAGCAGTTTTTGAAAACATGTTCCGTCTCGAATTACACCAAAAGATTACGCCAGTTGTTGGAGAAAATTGAAGAAAATTCTAAGTTTATTGAGAAAGAAAGAGCTAAAGTTAGCTTTGCATTGAATGATGAAAAAATGGTTGCAGCTTGGGAAGCAAGAATAAAAACGAAGGGCACTCCTCTGCTCACATTCTTTGAAAGCTGGAACAAagttaacaaaatacaaaaacgtAAGAAGATCACTAAAAATGATGAGATTGCTGGAGAACTGCCCATGATCAAGAGACCGAAAATAATGGAAACAGAGGACAAGGTACCTAAACCTGAAAACAAAGGACCCTTAGTACTTTTCCCGTCAGATAGTGAAGGTGAAGAGGATAACTTCAAGTTAGGAGAAGAAGAGGAAGAGGTGGAAAAACCCAAAAAGGTGAAAACAAAGAAGAAGGctaataaaaagaaagaaaacaaGAAAGAAACTAAAGCTGAAATTAACGTACCAGATAAAGGAGATGTAGTGCAGGATTTCAGTGTCAGGGACTGGTGA
- the LOC124530816 gene encoding WD repeat and FYVE domain-containing protein 2: MAAEIKPAPRTPNDRFSTTKKPALLSKLEGCTDDVNAAVVIPGEDGVISVCDDKTVRVWLKRDSGQYWPSICQYMPSGCTSMFYTPETRQLFIGQENGTISEFTLATDCNRINPTREYLAHTARVTAVVFSLSCEWVLSVSRDKLFSYHCSETGRRIGGYSFEAWCTALQFDSQSKYAFIGDYSGQITMLKLDNNGATLVTTLKGHTGSVRVLNWAPIPQLLFSGSFDQTIIVWDIGGQKGTAYELQGHSNKVTGLWYVGGCTRLVSCGEDGALGVWEMGVARRETPAWREADLCQLCRAPFIWNVRAMMEKKQLGLRQHHCRWCGAAVCGACSPHRLPLPVMGFEFPQRVCAACYDTLRHEPRESLASFHDMKHAVASLFVDEATGRMCTAGKDRVIKVWDISVLLAPAPKPGTSDQ, encoded by the exons ATGGCTGCTGAAATAAAACCTGCACCTAGAACACCCAATGACAGATTTTCTACCACCAAAAAACCGGCTCTTCTAAGCAAATTGGAAGGTTGTACTGACGACGTCAACGCTGCAGTTGTGATTCCTGGCGAGGACGGAGTTATTAGTGTTTGCGATGATAA GACAGTTCGAGTATGGTTGAAAAGGGATTCAGGACAGTATTGGCCAAGTATTTGTCAGTACATGCCATCAGGTTGTACATCAATGTTCTACACGCCTGAAACACGCCAGTTATTTATTGGTCAAGAAAATGGAACTATTTCTGAGTTTACACTGGCTACTGATTGCAATAGGATAAATCCC ACACGAGAATACCTAGCACACACCGCACGTGTCACCGCTGTGGTGTTCTCTCTGAGCTGTGAGTGGGTTCTCTCAGTGAGCCGAGATAAACTATTTTCCTACCACTGCAGTGAAACTGGTCGCAGGATTGGTGGTTACTCCTTCGAGGCGTGGTGCACTGCCTTACA ATTTGATTCACAATCAAAATATGCATTTATCGGAGATTACAGCGGGCAGATAACAATGTTAAAATTAGATAATAATGGTGCAACCCTAGTCACGACATTAAAAGGACACACAGG TTCTGTGCGGGTTTTGAACTGGGCTCCTATACCGCAGTTACTGTTTAGTGGTTCCTTTGATCAAACAATTATTGTTTGGGATATTGGTGGCCAGAAAGGGACAGCGTATGAACTTCAAGGTCATAG CAACAAGGTGACGGGGCTGTGGTACGTGGGCGGCTGCACGCGCCTCGTGTCGTGCGGCGAGGACGGCGCGCTGGGCGTGTGGGAGATGGGCGTGGCGCGCCGCGAGACGCCGGCGTGGCGCGAGGCCGACCTCTGCCAGCTGTGCCGCGCGCCCTTCATCTGGAACGTGCGCGCCATGATGGAGAAGAAGCAGCTGG GTCTCCGGCAGCACCACTGCCGCTGGTGCGGCGCGGCGGTGTGCGGCGCGTGCTCCCCGCACCGCCTGCCGCTGCCCGTCATGGGCTTCGAGTTCCCGCAGCGCGTCTGCGCCGCCTGCTACGACACGCTGCGCCACGAGCC GCGCGAGTCGCTGGCGTCGTTCCACGACATGAAGCACGCCGTGGCGTCGCTGTTCGTGGACGAGGCCACGGGCCGCATGTGCACGGCGGGCAAGGACCGCGTCATCAAG gtATGGGATATCAGTGTGTTGCTTGCGCCCGCGCCGAAACCGGGTACCAGCGACCAGTAG